Genomic segment of Actinomycetota bacterium:
CGAGGCCCGGGCCGAGGAGCTCGGCCTGGCCCATTGGGAGAGACTGGCCGCATGCAGCACATCGCTCCCGCCAAGCTGACGCTGTCGCTGCGGGTCACGGGCGTCGAACCCGACGGCTACCACCTGATCGAGTCCGAGATGGTCACCGTCGACCTCGCCGACGTGGTGGACATCGTCGAAGGCGACGGGCTCGTGGTCGGCGGCCCCCACCGCCACGGAGTGCCCCCGGACGGGTCCAACCTCGTGGCCCGGGCCCTGGAGGCCGTGGGCCGCACGGCCCTCGTGCATCTCCACAAGCACATCCCCGCGGGGGCCGGCCTCGGGGGCGGGTCGGCGGACGCGGCCGCCGTGCTGCGCTGGGCGGGCTGCGACGACCTGGCGGTGGCCGCCTCCCTGGGCTCGGACGTGCCCTTCTGCCTGGTGGGCGGGCGGGCGTGGGTGACGGGCGCGGGCGAGGCGGTGGAGCCCCTGGCCTTCGAGGACCGGCGGTTCACCCTGCTCGTCCCGCCCGTGGCCG
This window contains:
- a CDS encoding 4-(cytidine 5'-diphospho)-2-C-methyl-D-erythritol kinase; the protein is MQHIAPAKLTLSLRVTGVEPDGYHLIESEMVTVDLADVVDIVEGDGLVVGGPHRHGVPPDGSNLVARALEAVGRTALVHLHKHIPAGAGLGGGSADAAAVLRWAGCDDLAVAASLGSDVPFCLVGGRAWVTGAGEAVEPLAFEDRRFTLLVPPVAVPTAAVYGAWDDLGGPTGPNGNDLEPAALAVVPELAEWRDRLAEATGLAPRLAGSGATWFVEGEFPGDGRVVVRTVA